A genomic window from Methylorubrum extorquens includes:
- a CDS encoding condensation domain-containing protein: protein MRHFTQESPAAPGEVHGDAFTARCSHSQTRFWLLDQLRPGDPSLHVAARWRIAGRLDAEILTRAFRLLLERHEALRTAIIGEGGRPAQRIAATVPLAFSEIDLSGLPGDRLDEAQVIAESEAVKPFDLARAPLLRVTLLRLGRGDSLLLVTAHHSACDGWSMVVLAREFVAIYGALIRGQAPSLAPPALHYADFAEWEISPALAEAAERDLAFWAQSLRDLTPFELPPDHPRRPGRERRFAAETRSLSADLGARMEACARAQGATPFVLACTILFALLSARTGRRDIAIGTQVLGRDEIELEGVVGTFVNTLVLRTHVEAEQSFAERLAATRRTILDACDHALAPFDRVVQALAPCRDGLRPPLVSVNVRMRPTPQATPSGGSSVAEPASIRLVDLDYAATGSFFDLDLELAPSEAGWRLICEYDAGLYTAQTVAGLLADFEQAARAAVGARLPDPTPLGRGGERVAAECEEASPGGRRREAVEALGWTTTDAAPARETASPSVGEAPDALLPEIRAIWREMLGRPDLSDDEDFFAAGGHSLLAARVVARIEAATGRTVPLWSFFEAGTVARLCALLDGEAAAAGVRHRSLQEPPPTAQARPGFTAIHHAAADQELYRPLSEALGADHPFATLQLESRVPPHEETLERLAGAYRDAIDAAQPQGPIRLIGFCRSGVLAFEIARQFAQSGRDVALVVLIDCWEPGYVRRREPLARIRVMAAYRRRRLAALIRHVRRDGIGYLGSRAHLWLRSHRAWRGLRRALNQVGLASPSPEDAFWQLTDELDALALSYEPRPHSGPVLIVRSESVPVGPALDPLLGWQAYAENGESVSVPGFGHEGAFSPAGCRVMAAKISLMACR from the coding sequence ATGCGGCATTTCACGCAGGAATCGCCGGCCGCGCCCGGCGAGGTTCACGGTGACGCCTTCACCGCCCGCTGCTCCCACAGCCAGACGCGGTTCTGGTTGCTCGACCAGTTGCGGCCAGGCGATCCAAGTCTGCACGTCGCCGCCCGCTGGCGCATCGCCGGTCGGCTCGATGCCGAGATCCTGACCCGAGCCTTCCGCCTTCTCCTCGAACGGCACGAGGCTTTGCGCACCGCGATCATCGGGGAGGGCGGACGGCCGGCTCAGCGGATCGCCGCGACGGTGCCTCTCGCCTTCTCCGAAATCGACCTCTCCGGCCTGCCCGGCGACCGCCTGGACGAGGCGCAGGTCATCGCCGAGTCGGAGGCCGTGAAACCGTTCGATCTGGCCCGCGCGCCGCTCCTGCGGGTGACGCTGCTGCGGCTCGGGCGCGGCGATTCCCTGCTGCTCGTCACCGCCCATCACAGCGCCTGCGACGGCTGGTCGATGGTGGTGCTGGCCCGCGAGTTCGTCGCGATCTACGGCGCCCTGATCCGGGGACAGGCACCATCTTTGGCGCCGCCGGCCCTGCACTATGCCGACTTCGCGGAATGGGAGATCTCCCCGGCCCTCGCCGAGGCCGCGGAACGCGACCTCGCGTTCTGGGCGCAATCCTTGCGCGATCTCACGCCGTTCGAACTGCCGCCGGATCATCCCCGCCGCCCCGGCCGGGAGCGCCGCTTCGCCGCCGAGACCCGCTCACTCTCCGCGGATCTCGGCGCCCGTATGGAGGCGTGCGCGCGGGCGCAGGGCGCTACCCCCTTCGTCCTTGCCTGCACCATTCTTTTCGCGCTCCTGAGCGCGCGCACTGGGCGCAGAGACATCGCCATCGGCACGCAGGTGCTGGGGCGCGACGAGATCGAACTGGAAGGGGTCGTCGGCACCTTCGTGAACACGCTGGTGCTTCGAACCCATGTCGAAGCGGAGCAGAGCTTCGCCGAGCGGCTGGCGGCGACGCGCCGGACGATCCTCGACGCCTGCGACCACGCGCTCGCCCCCTTCGACCGAGTGGTGCAGGCGCTGGCCCCCTGCCGCGACGGGCTGCGGCCGCCGCTGGTCTCTGTCAACGTCCGGATGCGGCCGACGCCCCAGGCGACGCCATCCGGCGGGTCCTCGGTCGCGGAGCCGGCCTCGATCCGCCTCGTCGATCTCGACTATGCTGCCACCGGCAGCTTCTTCGACCTCGATCTGGAACTCGCGCCGAGCGAAGCCGGCTGGCGCCTGATCTGCGAATACGATGCCGGCCTCTACACGGCGCAGACCGTTGCCGGCCTGCTCGCGGATTTCGAGCAGGCCGCCCGCGCAGCGGTCGGGGCGCGGCTGCCCGATCCGACCCCCCTTGGAAGAGGCGGGGAAAGGGTCGCTGCCGAGTGTGAGGAGGCTTCCCCGGGAGGCCGCCGCCGGGAGGCGGTGGAGGCGCTCGGGTGGACGACGACGGATGCGGCACCTGCCCGTGAGACGGCGTCCCCCTCGGTAGGCGAGGCACCCGACGCGCTTCTGCCCGAGATACGCGCGATCTGGCGGGAGATGCTCGGCCGCCCCGACCTGTCCGACGACGAGGATTTCTTCGCGGCGGGCGGCCACTCGCTGCTGGCGGCCCGCGTCGTCGCCCGGATCGAGGCGGCGACGGGCCGAACTGTTCCGCTCTGGTCGTTCTTCGAAGCGGGCACGGTCGCGCGGCTGTGTGCGTTGCTGGACGGCGAGGCGGCGGCGGCGGGCGTGCGGCACCGCTCGCTTCAGGAACCACCGCCGACCGCGCAGGCGCGGCCCGGCTTCACCGCAATCCACCACGCCGCGGCCGATCAGGAACTCTACCGGCCCTTGTCCGAGGCCCTGGGGGCGGACCATCCCTTCGCCACGCTCCAACTGGAAAGCCGGGTTCCGCCCCACGAGGAAACCCTGGAGCGGCTGGCCGGCGCCTATCGCGATGCGATCGATGCCGCCCAGCCGCAAGGGCCGATCCGCCTCATCGGGTTCTGCCGCTCGGGCGTCCTGGCTTTCGAGATCGCCCGGCAATTCGCGCAGAGCGGCCGGGACGTCGCCCTCGTCGTCCTCATCGATTGCTGGGAGCCCGGCTATGTCAGGCGCCGCGAGCCGCTCGCGCGCATCCGGGTCATGGCGGCTTACCGGCGCCGCCGGCTCGCCGCGCTCATCCGGCACGTGCGCCGCGATGGCATCGGCTACCTCGGCTCGCGGGCCCATCTCTGGCTCCGCTCGCATCGCGCCTGGCGCGGGTTGCGGCGCGCCCTGAACCAGGTGGGGCTCGCCTCCCCGAGCCCGGAGGACGCGTTCTGGCAATTGACGGACGAACTCGACGCGCTCGCCCTGTCCTACGAGCCGCGCCCCCATTCAGGGCCGGTGCTGATCGTCCGCAGCGAGAGCGTTCCGGTCGGCCCCGCGCTCGACCCGCTGCTCGGCTGGCAAGCCTATGCCGAGAATGGCGAGAGCGTCAGCGTTCCGGGCTTCGGCCACGAGGGCGCGTTCTCCCCCGCCGGCTGCCGGGTGATGGCGGCCAAGATCAGCCTGATGGCGTGCCGGTGA
- a CDS encoding glycosyltransferase: MRVLIVHNHYQIRGGEDAVVEHEAAALAGAGCTVETLAFHNDEIRTPLDRLRTAFEAPHAPRGVARVVEAVERFRPDVVHAHNTFPLVSPAMHGAVRMLGPVTVQTLHNFRLACAGAMLMRDGAPCETCLTGSSYAAVRHGCYRGSRLGTFAVARMIDRHRRTGTWTRDVDAFVALTEFARGRFIAAGLPAHRIFVKPNGLPDPGLPDDGPREGILFAGRLSPEKGVEILKGAAARLTAPVDVAGEGPLREMLEGAPGLNLLGALPRAEMRARMGRALALVVPSLWYEGLPMVVAEAYAAGTPVIASRIGALAGLVEDGVTGLLVTPGDPAELAGAIERLRARPEEARRMGAAARAAYLRDWTETATTATLLTVYRRALAARMRDGRAIA, from the coding sequence TTGCGCGTCCTCATCGTCCACAACCACTACCAGATCCGGGGCGGCGAGGACGCGGTGGTGGAGCATGAGGCCGCGGCTCTCGCGGGCGCCGGCTGCACGGTCGAGACGCTGGCCTTCCACAACGACGAGATCCGTACGCCGCTGGACCGCCTTCGCACGGCGTTCGAGGCGCCGCACGCGCCCCGCGGCGTCGCTCGTGTGGTCGAGGCGGTGGAGCGCTTCCGGCCCGATGTGGTCCACGCCCACAACACCTTTCCGCTCGTGTCGCCCGCCATGCACGGGGCGGTGCGGATGCTCGGCCCGGTGACGGTACAGACGCTGCACAATTTCCGCCTCGCCTGCGCCGGCGCCATGCTGATGCGCGACGGCGCCCCCTGCGAGACCTGCCTCACCGGCTCGTCCTACGCGGCGGTGCGCCATGGCTGCTACCGCGGCTCGCGGCTCGGCACGTTCGCCGTGGCGCGGATGATCGACCGGCACCGCCGCACCGGCACCTGGACGCGTGACGTCGATGCCTTCGTCGCGCTGACCGAGTTCGCCCGCGGTCGTTTCATCGCGGCGGGTTTGCCCGCGCACCGCATCTTCGTGAAGCCCAACGGCCTGCCCGATCCGGGGCTGCCGGACGACGGCCCGCGCGAGGGAATCCTGTTTGCCGGCCGCCTCAGCCCCGAGAAGGGCGTCGAGATCCTGAAGGGGGCCGCTGCACGCCTCACCGCACCGGTCGATGTCGCGGGCGAAGGCCCGCTGCGCGAGATGCTGGAGGGGGCGCCGGGGCTCAATCTGCTCGGCGCCCTGCCCCGTGCGGAGATGCGGGCGCGGATGGGCCGGGCGCTCGCCCTCGTCGTACCCTCGCTCTGGTACGAGGGTCTGCCGATGGTCGTGGCCGAGGCCTATGCGGCGGGCACGCCGGTCATCGCCTCGCGGATCGGCGCGCTCGCCGGTCTGGTCGAGGACGGCGTAACGGGCCTGTTGGTGACACCGGGCGATCCGGCCGAGCTTGCAGGGGCCATCGAGCGGCTGCGTGCCCGGCCCGAGGAAGCCCGGCGGATGGGCGCGGCCGCCCGTGCCGCCTACCTGCGCGACTGGACCGAGACGGCGACGACCGCCACGCTGCTGACGGTTTACCGAAGGGCGCTCGCTGCGCGGATGCGGGACGGGCGCGCCATCGCGTGA
- a CDS encoding WecB/TagA/CpsF family glycosyltransferase — MPEIEGSLPMSDAVAIPASGPYALRINRNDPYLVQADGPAAHRLPATRILGVPVSVIDMPFAVRTLIGWARARRTSMVCVRDVHGIMCAQDQPDLRAAHERASMITPDGAPLTIISRFFRAHGTGRVPGPSLMEEMFAATQNIGIRHYLYGGKEGVAEEVAANFARKYPGSEVCGLACPPFGAVAPDLDARLTDAIKAAEPHIVWVGMSTPKQDIWMNDHLDRLPGMVLIGVGAAFDFHSGAVKRAPKLMQVLALEWLHRLLSEPRRLWRRYLVMAPVFLWKMARQPEPRRS, encoded by the coding sequence ATGCCTGAGATCGAGGGAAGCCTGCCTATGAGCGATGCCGTGGCCATCCCGGCGTCTGGGCCCTACGCGCTCCGGATCAACCGGAACGATCCCTATCTCGTCCAAGCGGATGGGCCGGCGGCGCACCGTCTCCCGGCGACCCGCATCCTCGGCGTGCCGGTCAGCGTTATCGACATGCCGTTCGCTGTCCGTACCCTCATCGGCTGGGCGCGGGCGCGGCGCACCAGCATGGTTTGCGTGCGCGACGTGCACGGCATCATGTGCGCCCAGGACCAGCCCGACCTGAGGGCCGCGCACGAGCGGGCGAGCATGATCACCCCGGACGGCGCGCCGCTCACCATCATCAGCCGCTTCTTCCGCGCGCACGGCACCGGCCGCGTGCCGGGCCCGTCGCTGATGGAGGAGATGTTCGCGGCCACGCAGAATATCGGAATCCGCCACTATCTCTACGGCGGCAAGGAGGGCGTGGCCGAAGAGGTCGCGGCGAATTTCGCCCGCAAATATCCTGGCAGCGAGGTCTGCGGCCTTGCCTGCCCGCCCTTCGGCGCCGTCGCGCCCGATCTCGACGCGCGGCTCACCGATGCGATCAAGGCGGCCGAGCCGCACATCGTCTGGGTCGGCATGTCGACGCCGAAACAGGACATCTGGATGAACGATCACCTCGACCGTTTGCCGGGCATGGTGCTGATCGGTGTCGGCGCCGCCTTCGATTTCCATTCCGGTGCGGTGAAGCGGGCGCCGAAACTCATGCAGGTGCTCGCTCTCGAATGGCTGCACCGGCTCCTGAGCGAGCCCCGGCGGCTATGGCGGCGCTACCTCGTCATGGCACCGGTCTTCCTATGGAAGATGGCGCGGCAGCCCGAGCCGCGCCGGTCGTAA
- a CDS encoding monovalent cation/H+ antiporter subunit A codes for MSSNALLAAAAILPFAGSVLAGALPSHARTAAAVLAGLVILASLGCILALTPHLAEGGTVVHAVEWLPSLGVNLVLRLDGLAWLFAVLVLAIGALVVLYARYYMAAADPVPRLFSYFLAFVGAMLGIVLSGNLIQLVLFWELTSIVSFLLIGYWYDNAAARDGARMSLTITAAGGLCLLVGTVLIGRIVGSYDLATVLASGDTIRNSPLYLPALVLVLMGALTKSAQFPFHIWLPRAMSAPTPISAYLHSATMVKAGIFLMIRLWPVLAGTDAWYWIVGSAGMATLLVGSWSAIFQHDLKGLLAYSTISHLGLITLLLGLNSPLAVVAAIFHTVNHATFKASLFMAVGIIDHETGTRDMRRLSGLWRAMPYTATLAMVAAAAMAGVPLLNGFLSKEMFLSEAVDNMGDHPIHIALPVLATLASAFTMLYSLRFIRQTFFGPPPHDLPETPHEPVRWMRIPIEMLVLNCIAIGLVPNLTIGPALERAVSAVFGDKTPTYSLAIWHGFNAALALSMIALVGGVLLYVLFGKRINTNPRGGPWLMDRLDGGWLFERAMTGLTKGARVLERAFGAERLQPQLRILFLAALLAALATGVARGLDLFAPGRLTPFDPAFALMWLVGGACAIGAAERAKYHRLSATIFVGGAGLVSSLTFLWLSAPDLAVTQILVEIVTTVMLLLGLRWLPKRDAAIPAPAAEKARARRRRIVDLCIAGFAGLGLAGLAYAVMTRPAGDGIARWFVEEAYPQAGGRNVVNVLLVDFRAFDTLGEISVLGVVGLTVFALLRRFRPAPDSLERPKQQHHHDAYDRAREGRKPGDTTADALMVPRVVMTWLFPFIVLLSLHLFLRGHDLPGGGFAAGIALTIAFILQYMACGAQWVEERLRIQPILWIGLGLLIAVGAGAASWAFGRPFLTAYFAYWELPLIGKVPAASALVFDLGIMILVVGASALMLVALAHQSLRRTRSAEADAEQAGEETA; via the coding sequence ATGTCGTCCAACGCCCTTCTCGCCGCCGCCGCGATCCTCCCCTTCGCGGGCTCCGTTCTCGCGGGTGCTTTGCCGAGCCATGCGCGCACCGCAGCCGCCGTGCTCGCCGGGCTCGTAATTCTAGCCAGCCTCGGCTGCATCCTCGCGCTCACGCCGCACTTGGCTGAGGGCGGCACCGTCGTCCACGCCGTCGAGTGGCTGCCGAGCCTCGGCGTCAACCTCGTCCTGCGGCTCGATGGGCTCGCGTGGCTGTTCGCGGTGCTGGTGCTCGCCATCGGCGCGCTCGTGGTGCTCTACGCGCGCTACTACATGGCCGCCGCCGACCCGGTGCCGCGGCTGTTCTCCTACTTTCTCGCCTTCGTCGGCGCGATGCTCGGCATCGTGCTCTCCGGCAACCTGATCCAGCTCGTCCTGTTCTGGGAATTGACGAGCATCGTCTCGTTCCTGCTCATCGGCTACTGGTACGACAACGCCGCAGCCCGTGACGGGGCGCGGATGTCGCTCACCATCACCGCGGCGGGCGGCCTGTGCCTCCTGGTCGGAACGGTGCTGATCGGGCGCATCGTCGGCAGCTACGATCTGGCCACCGTGCTGGCCTCGGGCGACACGATCCGCAACAGCCCGCTCTACCTGCCGGCCCTGGTGCTGGTGCTGATGGGCGCACTCACCAAGTCGGCGCAGTTCCCGTTCCACATCTGGCTGCCGCGGGCGATGTCGGCGCCGACGCCGATCAGCGCCTACCTGCACTCGGCCACCATGGTGAAGGCCGGCATCTTCCTGATGATCCGTCTGTGGCCGGTGCTGGCCGGTACCGACGCGTGGTACTGGATCGTCGGCAGCGCCGGCATGGCGACCCTGTTGGTCGGGTCGTGGAGCGCGATCTTCCAGCACGACCTGAAGGGTCTGCTCGCCTACTCGACCATCAGCCATCTCGGGCTGATCACGTTGCTGCTCGGCCTCAACTCGCCGCTCGCCGTGGTCGCCGCGATCTTCCACACGGTGAACCACGCGACCTTCAAGGCGTCGCTGTTCATGGCGGTCGGCATCATCGACCACGAGACCGGCACCCGCGACATGCGCCGCCTCTCCGGCCTGTGGCGGGCTATGCCCTACACGGCCACGCTGGCCATGGTCGCCGCCGCGGCGATGGCCGGCGTGCCGCTGCTCAACGGCTTCCTCTCAAAGGAGATGTTCCTCTCCGAGGCGGTCGACAACATGGGCGACCACCCGATCCATATCGCCCTGCCGGTGCTGGCGACCTTGGCCAGCGCCTTCACCATGCTCTATTCGCTGCGCTTCATCCGCCAGACCTTCTTCGGCCCACCCCCGCACGACCTGCCGGAGACGCCGCACGAGCCGGTGCGCTGGATGCGCATCCCGATCGAGATGCTGGTGCTCAACTGCATCGCCATCGGCCTCGTCCCGAACCTGACCATCGGCCCGGCCCTGGAGCGCGCCGTGAGCGCGGTGTTCGGCGACAAGACCCCGACCTACAGCCTCGCGATCTGGCACGGCTTCAACGCGGCGCTGGCGCTCAGCATGATCGCCCTCGTCGGCGGCGTGCTGCTCTACGTCCTGTTCGGAAAGCGCATCAACACCAACCCCCGCGGCGGCCCCTGGCTGATGGACCGGCTCGACGGCGGCTGGCTGTTCGAGCGCGCGATGACCGGGCTGACCAAGGGCGCCCGCGTTCTGGAACGGGCCTTCGGCGCCGAGCGTCTTCAGCCGCAACTGCGCATCCTGTTCCTCGCCGCCCTGCTTGCGGCTTTGGCGACCGGCGTCGCCCGCGGGCTCGACCTCTTCGCGCCGGGCCGGCTGACGCCGTTCGATCCCGCCTTCGCGCTGATGTGGCTCGTCGGCGGCGCCTGCGCGATCGGCGCGGCGGAGCGGGCGAAGTACCACCGCCTCTCGGCCACGATCTTCGTCGGCGGGGCGGGGCTCGTCAGCAGCCTGACCTTCCTCTGGCTCTCGGCGCCGGACTTGGCGGTGACGCAGATCCTCGTGGAGATCGTCACCACCGTCATGCTGCTGCTGGGCCTGCGCTGGCTGCCCAAGCGCGACGCGGCGATTCCCGCGCCCGCCGCCGAGAAGGCGCGGGCCCGCCGCCGCCGCATCGTCGATCTGTGCATCGCCGGCTTTGCCGGGCTCGGGCTCGCCGGCCTCGCCTACGCCGTGATGACCCGCCCGGCCGGCGACGGGATCGCGCGCTGGTTCGTCGAGGAAGCCTATCCGCAGGCGGGCGGGCGCAACGTCGTCAACGTGCTTCTGGTCGATTTCCGCGCCTTCGACACGCTCGGCGAGATCTCGGTGCTCGGCGTCGTCGGGCTCACCGTGTTCGCGCTGCTGCGCCGCTTCCGCCCCGCCCCGGACAGCCTGGAACGGCCCAAGCAGCAGCACCACCACGACGCCTACGACCGGGCTCGCGAGGGCCGCAAACCCGGCGACACCACCGCCGACGCCCTGATGGTGCCGCGGGTGGTGATGACGTGGCTGTTCCCGTTCATCGTCCTCCTGTCGCTGCACCTGTTCCTGCGCGGGCACGACCTGCCCGGCGGCGGCTTCGCGGCGGGCATCGCGCTCACCATCGCCTTCATCCTGCAATACATGGCCTGCGGCGCGCAGTGGGTGGAGGAGCGCCTGCGCATCCAGCCGATCTTGTGGATCGGCCTCGGCCTGCTCATCGCGGTGGGCGCCGGGGCGGCCTCGTGGGCGTTCGGGCGGCCCTTCCTCACCGCCTACTTCGCCTATTGGGAGCTGCCGCTCATCGGCAAGGTGCCGGCGGCCAGCGCCTTGGTGTTCGATCTCGGGATCATGATTCTCGTGGTGGGCGCGAGCGCGCTGATGCTGGTGGCGCTCGCCCACCAATCCCTGCGCCGCACCCGCAGCGCGGAGGCGGACGCCGAACAGGCCGGCGAGGAGACGGCGTAA
- a CDS encoding nucleotide sugar dehydrogenase — protein MDARKAPNVVIIGLGYVGLTLSVALARRGVQVYGIEKRADVVEKTNAGVPHFAEVGLKAALADVVKKGRFVASTTTQDVPQAEYYIITVGTPLYPGSHEPRLDMIEEATHEVAEHFSDGATVILRSTVRIGTTTGVVKPILDRTGTPYHLAMCPERTLEGDAMRELINLPQIVGGETPDASDAAAALFSRLTHTIVRVASPETAEMIKLVDNTSRDVHFAFANEVARACDALGINANDVIRYGKLGYTRTNVAAPGLVGGPCLEKDPHILLSSVSGKGVNLEITAASRLVNERQPAETVGSLIERLRARRAGPFKAVVAGLAFKGRPETDDLRGSMSLHVIREMMASEQFSQIRVYDGVVPMDHIRAISSGLTPYDSLAAACEGADVLVIANNHPEYSKIDLETIIGTMSDDAFVYDYWNNLSEMPAEVLENRYVTVGNLVGKFQ, from the coding sequence ATGGACGCCAGAAAAGCTCCCAACGTCGTCATCATCGGTCTCGGTTATGTCGGCCTCACCCTGTCCGTTGCGCTAGCGCGCCGCGGTGTCCAGGTCTACGGCATCGAGAAGCGGGCCGATGTCGTCGAGAAGACCAATGCCGGCGTTCCGCATTTCGCCGAAGTCGGGCTCAAGGCCGCGCTCGCCGACGTCGTGAAGAAGGGCCGCTTCGTCGCGAGCACCACGACGCAGGATGTGCCGCAGGCCGAATACTACATCATCACCGTCGGCACCCCGCTCTATCCCGGCTCGCACGAGCCGCGCCTCGACATGATCGAGGAGGCGACCCACGAGGTGGCCGAGCACTTCTCCGACGGCGCGACGGTGATCCTGCGCTCGACCGTGCGGATCGGCACGACGACGGGCGTGGTCAAGCCGATCCTCGACCGCACCGGCACGCCCTATCACCTCGCGATGTGCCCCGAACGGACGCTCGAAGGCGACGCGATGCGTGAACTCATCAACCTGCCGCAGATCGTCGGCGGTGAGACGCCGGACGCCTCCGACGCGGCCGCCGCCCTGTTCAGCCGCCTGACCCACACCATCGTCCGGGTTGCGAGCCCGGAGACGGCGGAGATGATCAAGCTCGTGGACAACACCTCGCGCGACGTCCACTTCGCCTTCGCCAACGAGGTGGCGCGGGCCTGCGACGCGCTCGGCATCAACGCCAACGACGTCATCCGCTACGGCAAGCTCGGCTACACCCGCACCAACGTCGCAGCACCCGGCCTCGTCGGCGGGCCCTGCCTGGAGAAGGATCCGCACATCCTGCTCTCCTCGGTGTCCGGCAAGGGCGTGAACCTCGAAATCACCGCCGCCTCCCGCCTCGTCAACGAGCGCCAACCCGCGGAGACGGTGGGCAGCCTTATCGAGCGGCTGCGGGCGCGCCGCGCCGGACCGTTCAAGGCGGTGGTCGCGGGCCTCGCCTTCAAGGGCCGCCCGGAGACCGACGACCTGCGCGGGTCGATGTCGCTCCATGTCATCCGCGAGATGATGGCGAGCGAGCAGTTCTCGCAGATCCGGGTCTATGACGGTGTGGTGCCGATGGACCACATCCGGGCGATCTCGTCGGGCCTGACGCCCTACGACAGCCTCGCCGCCGCCTGCGAGGGCGCCGACGTGCTCGTGATCGCCAACAACCACCCGGAATATTCGAAGATCGATCTGGAAACGATCATCGGTACGATGTCGGACGACGCTTTCGTCTACGATTACTGGAACAACCTCAGCGAGATGCCGGCGGAGGTTCTGGAAAATCGCTACGTCACCGTGGGCAACCTCGTGGGTAAGTTTCAATGA
- a CDS encoding NAD-dependent epimerase/dehydratase family protein, with translation MSRLAVTGAGGFIGAHLTRALLAEGHEVVAIDNYIRGQASRLANAPGAIERVTLDVRDKDALVEALLGVECVFHLAAVNGTENFYTQPQLVLDVGVRGALAVSEACIEAGVPDLVVASSAEVYQTPRVVPTDETIEMVIPDSLNPRYSYGGSKLISELIAFNYCRDKLRKVQVFRPHNIYGPDMGWKHVVPQLIEKIIAAGDGGSITLQGDGSETRAFCYVSDVVDGIVRMWRSGESMNVYHIGSMEEVAIRDLARITAEALGVRVDLVAGPAAAGATPRRCPDIGKMQAIGYAPSVSLVQGIERTVAWYRQNPAPTDSNPLL, from the coding sequence ATGAGCAGACTGGCTGTCACCGGGGCGGGCGGATTCATCGGCGCCCACCTCACCCGCGCGCTCCTGGCCGAGGGGCACGAGGTCGTCGCGATCGACAACTACATCCGCGGGCAGGCCTCGCGGCTCGCCAACGCGCCCGGCGCGATCGAGCGGGTGACCCTCGACGTGCGTGACAAGGATGCGCTGGTCGAGGCGCTCCTGGGCGTCGAGTGCGTGTTTCATCTGGCCGCCGTCAACGGCACGGAGAATTTCTACACGCAGCCGCAGCTCGTGCTCGATGTCGGCGTGCGCGGCGCGCTCGCCGTGTCGGAAGCCTGCATCGAGGCCGGCGTGCCCGATCTCGTCGTCGCCTCCTCGGCCGAGGTCTACCAGACCCCGCGCGTGGTGCCGACGGACGAGACCATCGAGATGGTGATCCCCGACTCGCTCAACCCGCGCTACTCCTACGGCGGGTCGAAGCTGATCTCCGAACTGATCGCCTTCAACTATTGCCGCGACAAGCTGCGCAAGGTCCAAGTCTTTCGCCCGCACAACATCTACGGGCCGGACATGGGCTGGAAGCATGTCGTGCCGCAGCTCATCGAGAAGATCATCGCTGCCGGTGACGGTGGGTCGATCACGCTCCAGGGCGACGGCAGCGAGACCCGCGCCTTCTGCTACGTCAGCGACGTTGTGGACGGCATCGTCCGGATGTGGCGCTCGGGCGAGAGCATGAACGTCTACCATATCGGCTCGATGGAGGAGGTCGCGATCCGCGATCTCGCCCGGATCACCGCCGAAGCGCTGGGCGTGCGCGTCGATCTCGTCGCCGGTCCGGCTGCCGCCGGGGCGACGCCGCGCCGCTGCCCCGACATCGGCAAGATGCAGGCAATCGGCTACGCGCCCTCCGTCTCCCTGGTTCAGGGCATCGAGCGCACGGTCGCGTGGTACCGGCAGAACCCGGCGCCGACCGATTCCAACCCGCTTCTGTAA
- the fcl gene encoding GDP-L-fucose synthase — translation MYSLAGKTVFVAGHRGLVGSALVRRLEGEGCEILTATRVELDLCDQAAVRTWMRDRRPDAVFLAAAKVGGILANATYPADFLYENLMIEANVIEAAFRADVGKLLFLGSSCIYPKFAEQPIVESSLLTGSLEPTNEWYAVAKIAGIKLAQAYRQQHGRDFVSAMPTNLYGPGDNFDLNSSHVLPALIRKAHEAKRNGAEEMVIWGTGSPRREFLHVDDCADACVHLMKTYSEAEHVNVGSGEDIPIYDLTRLVCDVVGFEGEIVRDPSKPDGTPRKLMSADKLRGLGWAPKVPLRDGVAATYAWFQEHVADA, via the coding sequence ATGTACAGTTTGGCGGGCAAGACCGTTTTCGTGGCCGGACATCGCGGCCTCGTCGGCAGCGCCCTGGTGCGGCGGCTGGAGGGTGAGGGTTGCGAGATCCTCACCGCCACCCGCGTGGAACTCGACCTGTGCGATCAGGCCGCCGTGCGGACCTGGATGCGAGATCGACGGCCCGACGCGGTGTTCCTGGCCGCGGCCAAGGTCGGCGGGATCCTCGCCAACGCGACCTATCCAGCGGACTTCCTCTACGAGAACCTGATGATCGAGGCCAACGTCATCGAGGCGGCCTTCCGCGCCGATGTCGGCAAGCTGCTGTTCCTCGGATCGAGCTGCATCTACCCGAAATTCGCCGAGCAGCCGATCGTCGAGTCTAGCCTGCTCACCGGCTCGCTGGAACCGACCAATGAGTGGTACGCGGTCGCCAAGATCGCCGGGATCAAGCTCGCCCAGGCCTACCGCCAGCAGCACGGCCGCGACTTCGTTTCGGCGATGCCGACCAATCTCTACGGGCCGGGCGACAATTTCGACCTCAATTCAAGCCACGTCCTGCCCGCCCTGATCCGCAAGGCGCACGAAGCCAAGCGCAACGGGGCCGAGGAGATGGTGATCTGGGGCACCGGATCGCCGCGCCGGGAGTTCCTGCACGTCGATGACTGCGCCGATGCCTGCGTCCACCTGATGAAGACCTACTCGGAGGCCGAGCACGTCAATGTCGGCTCGGGCGAGGATATCCCGATCTACGACCTGACCCGCCTTGTCTGCGACGTCGTCGGGTTCGAGGGGGAGATCGTGCGCGATCCGAGCAAGCCCGACGGCACGCCGCGCAAGCTGATGTCGGCGGATAAGCTGCGCGGCCTCGGCTGGGCACCCAAGGTTCCGCTGCGGGACGGCGTCGCCGCGACCTATGCGTGGTTCCAGGAGCACGTCGCCGATGCCTGA